The nucleotide sequence GAATCGACAGTGGTGGAAGCTTAGCTTGCTCTATCACCCAACAATAGAGACGATGGTCAAAATCATCGCCACCCAAAGCAGAATCGCCGCCAGTAGAGAGCACTTCAAATACCCCTCTGCTCATACGCAGAGTGGAGATATCAAAAGTGCCACCACCTAAATCGTAAACCGCATAGATTCCTTCGGAAGCATTATCTAAACCATAGGCAATGGCAGCAGCAGTAGGCTCATTAAGTAGACGTAAAACTTCAATACCAGCCAACTTCGCAGCATCTTTAGTTGCTTGACGCTGAGCATCATCAAAATAAGCAGGCACAGTAATCACTGCACCAACGATGTCGTCATTAACTGAGTCTTCCGCCAACTGGCGCAAGCGTGCCAGAATTTCTGCTGAAACTTCAATGGGACTCTTATCACCCGCCACTGTTTTGATCTTTAACATCCCGGGCTCATCGACAAAGTCGTAAGGAGCGCTTTCAATATTCTCTACATCCACAATACCCCGGCCCATGAAACGTTTCACAGAAACGATCGTATTTTTGGGATCAGAGACAATACTTTCAGAGGCCTCGAAGCCCGCTTGGGTTCTACCATTTGGGAGATAACGCACCACCGAAGGGAGTAATTCGCGCCCCTCTGAATCAGGGAGAACCTGAGGCAAGGCATCCCGCACAATTGCGACCAAGGAGTTAGTGGTACCTAAATCAATACCTACCGCAATCCGACGCTGATGCGGAGCAAGTGATTTACCGGGTTCGGAGATTTGTAATAAGGCCATGGGGTCTAGAGTGTAAAGCTATACCAAAGCTGAGATAGCATCATCTAGCTCTAGCGCAAACTTATCAATAAAAAGCAGACCTCTAAGTAACTCAGCTGCGCGCTCATAGTTCTTAGCTCTATCAATAGCCTGTGTAATTTCTACCAAGATATCTCGCTTGGCTTGATCAACCTCTTCAGCCAGAGCTTCTAGAGCTCCGAGATCCTCATCTTGATCCTCAAGACTTTCACGCCATTCCATTTGCTTCATCAGAAAAGCAGCTGGCATGGCCGTATTAGTCTCTAGACGCGCATCCACTTTGTGGAGTTGGCAAAGATAGAGCCCACGCTGAATGGGATTTTTCAAAGTTTGAAATGCAGTATTTGCTAGGGTAGCCATTTGCATTGCCAGCCTTTGCTCGGTATCGCTACCGCGAGCATGGCGATCGGGATGCACTTCTTTTTGGATCGCCAAATAGGCTTGATCTAGTGCAGACAAATCGAGATTGAATTGCTGCTCTAAACCAAAGAAATTAAAGTAATTGTCAGACGCGGAAGGATTCACCACAACCACACTCATCTTTTACATTCGGGTTTTGGAACTTAAAGCCTTCGTTCAAACCTTCACGTACAAAGTCTAATTCGGTGCCATCTAAGTAGGCCAAGCTCTTGGGATCAATAAAGATGGTGATGCCATTAGATTCAAATTTCGCATCTTCAGGAGCAACCTCATCCACATACTCCAATTGAT is from Polynucleobacter sp. MG-Unter2-18 and encodes:
- the hscB gene encoding Fe-S protein assembly co-chaperone HscB, which encodes MSVVVVNPSASDNYFNFFGLEQQFNLDLSALDQAYLAIQKEVHPDRHARGSDTEQRLAMQMATLANTAFQTLKNPIQRGLYLCQLHKVDARLETNTAMPAAFLMKQMEWRESLEDQDEDLGALEALAEEVDQAKRDILVEITQAIDRAKNYERAAELLRGLLFIDKFALELDDAISALV
- the iscA gene encoding iron-sulfur cluster assembly protein IscA yields the protein MAITLTDKAAKHVQRNLDKRGKGCGLRLGVRTTGCSGLAYQLEYVDEVAPEDAKFESNGITIFIDPKSLAYLDGTELDFVREGLNEGFKFQNPNVKDECGCGESFRV